A genomic window from Planococcus rifietoensis includes:
- a CDS encoding VOC family protein: protein MENNQLLRMDNVGIVVESLDDAIAFFEEIGLELEGRGMVEGTWAGRVTGLGDQQVEIAMLVTPDGHSRIELSCFLTPAVTSDHRTAPVNSLGYLRVMFAVKNIDDMVARLTRHGAKLVSEVVQYEDVYRLCYIRGPEGILVGLAEPLGDH from the coding sequence ATGGAGAACAATCAATTACTCCGCATGGACAACGTCGGTATCGTCGTGGAGTCACTCGACGACGCCATCGCATTCTTCGAAGAAATCGGCTTGGAACTCGAAGGCCGCGGCATGGTCGAAGGCACATGGGCGGGACGCGTCACGGGGCTTGGCGACCAACAAGTCGAAATCGCCATGCTGGTGACGCCGGACGGCCACAGCCGGATTGAATTGTCATGCTTTCTCACACCGGCTGTTACCAGCGATCACCGGACAGCCCCGGTCAATTCACTCGGGTATTTACGCGTCATGTTCGCGGTCAAAAATATCGACGACATGGTCGCTAGACTCACGAGACACGGCGCCAAGCTTGTTAGCGAAGTGGTGCAATACGAAGACGTGTACCGGCTATGCTATATTCGCGGGCCTGAAGGGATTCTTGTCGGCCTTGCGGAACCGCTCGGCGATCATTAG
- a CDS encoding MFS transporter — MWKIVLPGIAMIGVTYAFARYSFGLFLPEISSTLSLSESQSGLIGSVAYAAYTLALVTAAIFIHKMSARRVVLYSGATAFIGMLGMTASQGFYTLAISAFVAGLGSGWVSPAFSQVVAQSLESRERDKGNTWINTGTSVGVVASGPVALVFAEQWRWGYVLFAILAFLTLWWNARAIKRAKQEPEQSTGSKFKLSLLGQARFMILAAIGIGFSSSIYWTFSRSYLTETHDFSTSGSMVFWIVMGAAGIIGGIAGTIIQRIGLGWSYRLGVLVATASLVTLTIPHPASIFLSAILFGISFIFMTGLFIVWGTRHFPDTPSVGVSLSFFSLGIGQSIGSIAAGILIDSMSYPIAFLSFAAIGLLFIFIKTNTQAVSTQQTAAHAAK, encoded by the coding sequence ATGTGGAAAATCGTTTTGCCCGGCATCGCCATGATTGGTGTCACCTATGCATTCGCCAGATACAGTTTTGGTTTGTTCTTGCCGGAAATCAGCAGCACCTTAAGCCTATCCGAAAGCCAGTCGGGATTGATCGGTTCGGTGGCCTACGCCGCCTATACGCTGGCCTTGGTGACAGCGGCCATTTTCATTCATAAAATGAGTGCCCGCCGCGTCGTGTTGTATTCGGGAGCGACCGCTTTTATCGGCATGCTTGGAATGACGGCATCGCAAGGCTTCTATACGCTTGCCATCAGCGCATTTGTCGCAGGACTCGGTAGCGGCTGGGTCTCCCCCGCCTTCAGCCAAGTCGTTGCACAATCACTTGAGAGCCGCGAACGCGACAAAGGCAATACGTGGATTAATACAGGAACGAGCGTCGGGGTCGTCGCGAGCGGCCCTGTCGCATTGGTATTTGCCGAGCAATGGCGCTGGGGCTATGTGCTGTTCGCGATTCTGGCATTTTTGACGCTGTGGTGGAATGCACGCGCGATCAAGCGAGCGAAACAAGAACCGGAACAATCCACTGGCAGCAAGTTTAAACTAAGCCTGCTCGGCCAAGCGCGCTTTATGATTCTCGCAGCAATAGGCATCGGTTTCAGCTCCTCCATTTATTGGACCTTTTCACGAAGCTACTTGACCGAAACGCACGATTTCTCGACAAGCGGAAGCATGGTCTTCTGGATCGTCATGGGCGCCGCCGGCATCATCGGCGGCATCGCCGGGACCATCATTCAGCGCATCGGGCTCGGCTGGTCTTACCGTCTCGGCGTGTTGGTCGCGACCGCATCTCTTGTCACCCTGACCATTCCGCACCCTGCTTCGATTTTCCTGTCGGCAATCCTGTTCGGCATCTCATTCATTTTCATGACCGGCTTATTCATCGTCTGGGGCACGCGCCATTTCCCGGATACGCCTTCTGTCGGCGTAAGCTTGTCATTCTTCTCGCTCGGCATCGGCCAATCGATTGGATCGATCGCAGCGGGCATCTTGATCGACAGCATGTCCTATCCGATTGCCTTTTTATCATTCGCAGCGATCGGCCTGCTGTTTATCTTCATTAAAACAAATACCCAGGCAGTTTCGACTCAGCAAACCGCTGCGCACGCAGCCAAGTAA
- a CDS encoding TetR/AcrR family transcriptional regulator, translated as MSTKKEDLLVAAEQLFYQHGFHAIGLKAIVQEADVALMTLYNHFNSKDELILEILTRRSQVYMDYLEQAKQQATGSVAERLAIGHLNWLKHTAFNGCMFLRAKEEFVSEPDHPIVQLVTNHKEDTRQLFLSNGLTPTEAARLSLLFEGAVSLAEISPLDEVEDALMALVQHL; from the coding sequence ATGAGCACCAAAAAAGAAGATTTGCTGGTGGCTGCAGAACAGCTGTTTTACCAGCACGGCTTTCATGCCATTGGCTTGAAGGCAATTGTCCAGGAAGCGGACGTGGCGCTGATGACGCTGTATAATCATTTTAATTCCAAAGACGAACTGATCTTGGAGATCTTGACCCGCAGATCGCAGGTCTATATGGATTATCTCGAACAGGCGAAACAACAAGCGACAGGATCGGTCGCAGAACGGCTGGCAATCGGCCATTTGAATTGGCTAAAGCATACCGCTTTCAATGGCTGCATGTTCTTGCGGGCGAAAGAAGAATTCGTCAGCGAGCCCGACCATCCGATTGTCCAACTCGTGACGAATCATAAAGAAGACACAAGACAGCTGTTCCTGTCGAACGGGCTCACGCCTACCGAAGCGGCGCGCTTGTCGTTGTTGTTTGAAGGGGCCGTCTCCTTAGCCGAAATTTCTCCGTTGGATGAAGTCGAAGATGCCTTGATGGCTTTGGTCCAGCATTTATAA
- a CDS encoding metallophosphoesterase family protein, translated as MKRILAISDIHGELDLFNELLEKVSYDASNDQLILLGDYVDRGPDSKGVLERVIELNQQGAIVLRGNHDQMMLEAARGETGAAGNWLRNRALSTLQSYDSSIEGMKLPVTELFWTHIEFLRETKFYYETDGYLFVHAGVQPGVPVEGTDPYVLMWIRDEFHRGYAGDKKVVFGHTPTFNLRGSNDTSVYFGDNRIIGIDGGAVYGGQLNCLELPGEQVYFVRKE; from the coding sequence ATGAAACGGATCTTAGCCATTAGCGATATTCACGGAGAGCTGGACTTGTTCAATGAGTTGCTGGAGAAAGTGTCGTATGACGCATCGAATGACCAGCTGATTTTACTCGGCGATTATGTGGACCGCGGACCGGATTCCAAAGGCGTGCTGGAGCGGGTCATCGAATTGAATCAGCAGGGCGCGATTGTGCTGCGCGGCAATCACGACCAAATGATGTTGGAAGCAGCGAGAGGAGAAACCGGCGCAGCGGGAAACTGGCTGCGCAACAGGGCACTTTCCACATTGCAAAGTTATGATTCTTCCATAGAAGGCATGAAGCTCCCAGTGACGGAGCTGTTTTGGACCCATATCGAGTTTTTACGAGAAACGAAGTTCTATTATGAAACAGATGGCTACCTATTCGTGCATGCAGGTGTTCAGCCTGGTGTTCCGGTTGAAGGGACAGATCCGTACGTATTAATGTGGATCCGCGATGAATTTCATCGAGGCTATGCAGGCGATAAGAAAGTCGTCTTCGGGCACACACCGACGTTTAATTTGAGAGGGTCGAATGATACGAGCGTTTATTTTGGCGACAACCGCATCATCGGGATCGATGGGGGCGCGGTGTACGGCGGGCAGTTGAATTGCCTGGAGCTGCCGGGTGAGCAGGTTTATTTTGTGAGGAAAGAATGA
- a CDS encoding CPBP family intramembrane glutamic endopeptidase: protein MVGEKKPRFILGLMTVASIVLISFLLQTAGNPFLNSIVMLLVFYIVLPVWICSYYFQKRGVKLREVVFFSGIVRWLLPIVGLTFLLLVFSMSVYWLLLRGLMATAPALVNLFLTPQPLPDAVWYLAATGVIVAVIAPIAEEFVFRGVLLNQLMNVFGLWKGIGITSLIFAVFHLNFFGAFLFAVIASLLYVKSGNLLAPILLHSANNTLAVYQAFADTSFMEWLTVTSVNDLYTKATPNLVALIVSTVLMLLIIGWMARGLKQHRSVIR, encoded by the coding sequence ATGGTCGGGGAAAAGAAGCCACGGTTTATTCTCGGTTTGATGACAGTCGCATCCATCGTCTTGATTTCTTTCTTACTGCAAACTGCCGGCAACCCGTTCCTGAATAGCATCGTCATGCTGCTCGTTTTCTACATCGTCCTGCCGGTGTGGATTTGCAGCTATTATTTCCAAAAGCGCGGCGTGAAACTGCGCGAAGTCGTCTTTTTCAGCGGCATCGTCCGCTGGCTATTGCCGATTGTCGGGCTTACGTTCTTGCTCCTGGTGTTTTCCATGAGCGTCTATTGGCTGTTATTGCGGGGGCTGATGGCAACGGCGCCCGCGCTCGTAAATCTCTTCCTCACGCCGCAGCCGCTTCCCGACGCTGTTTGGTATTTGGCCGCCACCGGGGTCATCGTCGCCGTCATCGCACCGATCGCAGAAGAGTTCGTCTTCCGCGGCGTTCTCTTGAATCAGCTGATGAACGTATTCGGTTTGTGGAAAGGCATCGGCATCACGAGCTTGATCTTCGCCGTCTTCCATCTCAATTTTTTTGGCGCTTTCCTGTTCGCGGTCATCGCGTCCCTCCTGTATGTTAAAAGCGGCAATTTACTCGCGCCGATTTTGCTTCACAGCGCCAACAACACACTCGCCGTTTACCAAGCATTCGCCGACACCTCGTTCATGGAATGGCTAACGGTGACGAGCGTTAATGACCTGTACACTAAAGCCACACCGAACCTCGTTGCGCTGATTGTTAGCACAGTGCTAATGCTGCTTATAATCGGCTGGATGGCACGAGGTTTGAAACAGCACCGCTCGGTTATTCGGTAA
- a CDS encoding SMI1/KNR4 family protein — translation MTKYWGENDMSRLATAISNLKQRLDEGGFLWIQQEDGYLGKTKVKFNGPATEKEIEEFPFKLPADYEEFLRLHHGGRLFFTEDGGNNGMELYTIEQILEHRSYYGDDFPDNWFPVATGYDGSFLIVTDQHIGGGYLSWFDTGNNFEHDLAIGMSFEEWLEKLIITQGSNFWDWDIRKRTGM, via the coding sequence ATGACAAAGTATTGGGGTGAGAACGATATGTCCAGGTTGGCTACTGCCATTAGCAACTTAAAGCAAAGGTTAGACGAGGGTGGCTTTCTATGGATCCAACAAGAAGACGGCTATCTAGGGAAGACTAAGGTCAAATTCAATGGCCCTGCGACGGAAAAAGAAATTGAGGAGTTCCCTTTTAAACTCCCCGCCGATTATGAAGAGTTTTTAAGGCTGCACCACGGCGGGCGTCTCTTTTTTACAGAAGACGGTGGGAATAATGGGATGGAACTGTATACTATAGAACAAATTCTGGAACACCGATCCTATTATGGTGATGACTTTCCTGATAACTGGTTTCCGGTCGCGACAGGTTATGATGGCTCGTTTTTGATTGTTACGGATCAGCATATAGGTGGCGGATACTTAAGTTGGTTTGATACGGGCAATAACTTCGAACATGACCTAGCCATCGGAATGAGCTTTGAAGAATGGCTTGAAAAATTGATTATTACTCAAGGTTCTAACTTCTGGGATTGGGATATTAGGAAGCGGACAGGGATGTGA
- a CDS encoding YfiT family bacillithiol transferase yields the protein MDVKFPIGQMEVPEQVTNEDVKIWLNEINSYTTRLREVVDSLDDEDLNKTYREGSWTVRQLVHHIADSQLSLYHRLKMALTEYQPTVSEFDQDKWAYLPDNRLPVESSIRMLEGLNERIVALGNYVTGTQLDRVFIHETDGEVRVAENLAKLSWHEEHHLAHIRIALGMDL from the coding sequence ATGGATGTAAAATTTCCGATTGGGCAAATGGAAGTTCCGGAACAAGTAACGAATGAAGATGTCAAAATATGGCTTAACGAAATCAATAGCTACACGACGCGTCTTCGCGAAGTGGTGGATTCCTTGGACGATGAAGACTTGAATAAGACCTATCGAGAAGGCAGCTGGACGGTGCGTCAGCTGGTGCACCATATTGCAGATTCGCAATTGTCTTTGTATCACCGCCTGAAAATGGCATTGACGGAATACCAACCAACAGTGTCTGAGTTCGACCAGGACAAATGGGCGTATCTGCCGGATAATCGCCTGCCGGTGGAAAGTTCAATCCGCATGCTGGAAGGGTTGAACGAACGGATCGTCGCACTTGGAAACTATGTAACGGGCACACAATTGGACCGTGTTTTCATCCACGAAACGGACGGCGAGGTTCGTGTCGCTGAAAACTTGGCGAAGCTGTCCTGGCACGAGGAGCATCATCTGGCGCATATTCGGATTGCGTTGGGGATGGATCTTTAG
- a CDS encoding DUF819 domain-containing protein, whose amino-acid sequence MENSLIQADDLLTLWGIIVIVAAMSIVLEQKYSWAGKISGAVIALVSAIILSNTGIIPTASPAYDAVWAFIVPLAIPLLLFHVNFKKIWKESGRMLLIFLISSIGTVAGTILSFFLLKDTIPFLDRIGGMMGASYVGGGVNFAAMTAKFDAPEDLVSATVVADNLMMALVFITLMAIPTFGFFRKTYPHPHVLQVEREAESNGGKTNAENFWKRQDISLKDMAMSLGTAFFLVVVATKIAEFFAGIIPSGEEVGFGWNLLSGLIGDQYLVLTTLTFLALALFPRYFEGINGSQEIGTFLIYLFFVVIGIPASIPLIVQNAPLLLVFVAVIVIVNLTVSLTAGKLLKYDLEEILLVVNANVGGPTTAAAMAIAKGWRELIGPILVVGTIGYVIGNYIGTTLGLWFATMM is encoded by the coding sequence ATGGAGAATTCATTAATCCAGGCTGATGACCTGCTGACATTGTGGGGCATCATCGTTATCGTCGCGGCGATGAGCATCGTGCTCGAGCAGAAATACAGCTGGGCCGGGAAGATTTCCGGCGCTGTCATTGCGCTCGTTTCTGCCATCATCTTATCGAATACCGGGATTATCCCAACGGCGTCGCCTGCGTATGACGCGGTGTGGGCATTTATCGTGCCGCTCGCAATTCCGCTGTTGTTGTTCCACGTGAACTTCAAGAAAATCTGGAAAGAAAGCGGGCGCATGCTGCTTATTTTCCTGATCAGTTCGATCGGGACCGTCGCCGGGACGATCCTCAGTTTCTTCTTATTAAAGGATACGATTCCGTTTCTTGACCGCATCGGCGGCATGATGGGCGCATCTTATGTCGGGGGCGGCGTCAATTTTGCCGCGATGACGGCGAAGTTCGATGCTCCGGAAGATCTGGTGTCTGCGACTGTGGTAGCGGACAATTTGATGATGGCGCTCGTGTTCATTACCTTGATGGCGATTCCGACATTCGGTTTCTTCCGGAAAACTTACCCGCATCCGCACGTTTTGCAAGTGGAGCGGGAAGCGGAGTCGAACGGGGGCAAGACCAACGCCGAAAACTTCTGGAAGCGCCAGGATATTTCATTGAAAGATATGGCCATGTCACTCGGGACTGCATTTTTCCTTGTCGTGGTCGCGACGAAGATCGCTGAATTTTTCGCCGGCATCATTCCGTCCGGCGAAGAAGTGGGGTTCGGCTGGAATTTACTCAGCGGCTTGATCGGCGATCAATATTTGGTGCTGACGACTTTGACCTTCCTTGCGCTTGCGTTGTTCCCGCGCTATTTTGAGGGCATCAACGGCAGCCAAGAAATCGGGACATTTTTGATTTACTTATTCTTCGTGGTCATCGGCATTCCGGCGTCAATCCCATTGATTGTCCAGAACGCGCCGCTATTGCTGGTCTTTGTTGCGGTTATTGTGATCGTTAATTTGACTGTGTCGCTGACAGCCGGGAAGTTATTGAAATACGACCTTGAAGAGATTTTATTGGTCGTTAACGCCAACGTGGGCGGCCCGACAACGGCTGCTGCGATGGCGATTGCCAAAGGCTGGCGCGAACTGATCGGGCCGATTTTGGTGGTCGGGACGATTGGCTATGTCATTGGCAACTATATTGGGACGACGCTTGGATTGTGGTTTGCGACGATGATGTGA
- a CDS encoding toxin-antitoxin system YwqK family antitoxin yields MDKKECDVVTPNGVKEKKLEVIDGYTIKYHANGKTIWSKGKIVDGEPEGYWEWYRADGTLKRSGHFEQGEPIGEWITYDSKGETYKVTNRNR; encoded by the coding sequence ATGGACAAGAAAGAATGCGATGTGGTGACACCAAATGGCGTAAAGGAAAAGAAGCTCGAAGTGATCGATGGCTATACGATCAAGTATCACGCCAACGGAAAAACGATATGGTCTAAAGGGAAAATTGTGGACGGCGAGCCGGAGGGTTATTGGGAATGGTACCGGGCCGACGGGACTTTAAAACGCTCTGGCCATTTTGAACAGGGCGAACCGATAGGCGAATGGATTACGTATGACAGCAAAGGCGAAACGTATAAGGTGACGAATCGGAATAGATAG
- a CDS encoding aromatic acid exporter family protein translates to MRSLRFNGSRIVKTGLAIFLTATICVWFNWPPVFAVITAIVTIEPTVSDSIKKGLVRFPASAIGSAFAVLFITLFGNSPITYTLAAVATILVCYRLKLHAGLLVATLTSVAMVEVIHDHFLFSFFIRLGTTTIGLVVSTAVNMLVFPPNYSTDILKSIHSISGRAGSMLEHTFQTILFGGDATLQEDKKIVKQLTTEIRKTEKLVHYQRDEASLYPWVRNREAELQMAERQLLFLDNFEYHLNALLRVPIQDIQWTQAEREIVMDAVATLANDLQHSINFDHEKHQAQLKSITDLFWENSKRVPANDALHPTLFPPEFTILYELITIYDLVDKFFDPNSVKAVQEAEKS, encoded by the coding sequence ATGCGATCCCTGCGTTTCAACGGCAGCCGAATAGTGAAAACCGGTCTCGCGATCTTTTTGACGGCGACGATCTGCGTCTGGTTCAATTGGCCGCCTGTCTTCGCAGTCATCACAGCCATCGTGACGATCGAGCCGACGGTTAGCGATTCGATAAAAAAAGGCCTGGTCCGTTTCCCGGCATCCGCAATCGGTTCGGCTTTCGCCGTGCTCTTTATCACCTTATTCGGGAATTCCCCGATCACCTATACCTTGGCCGCGGTCGCTACGATTTTGGTTTGTTATCGTCTTAAGCTGCATGCCGGTTTACTCGTCGCGACTTTGACTTCTGTCGCGATGGTGGAAGTCATCCACGACCATTTCTTGTTCTCGTTCTTCATTCGCCTCGGAACGACGACAATCGGCCTGGTCGTCTCGACCGCTGTTAATATGCTCGTGTTTCCGCCGAATTACAGCACGGATATTTTGAAAAGCATCCACAGCATCAGCGGCCGCGCAGGAAGCATGCTTGAACACACTTTCCAGACCATCCTGTTCGGCGGCGATGCAACCCTCCAGGAAGATAAGAAAATCGTCAAACAGCTGACAACAGAAATCCGCAAGACCGAGAAATTGGTTCATTACCAGCGCGACGAAGCGAGCTTGTATCCATGGGTCCGCAACCGTGAAGCCGAGTTGCAGATGGCAGAACGGCAATTGTTGTTCCTCGATAATTTCGAATACCATTTGAACGCCTTGCTCCGCGTCCCGATCCAAGACATCCAGTGGACACAAGCCGAGCGGGAAATTGTGATGGATGCCGTGGCGACACTCGCAAACGACCTTCAGCATTCCATCAATTTCGATCACGAAAAACATCAAGCGCAACTAAAAAGCATCACCGACCTATTCTGGGAAAACAGCAAACGCGTCCCGGCAAACGACGCGCTCCATCCGACGCTGTTCCCGCCGGAATTCACGATTCTTTACGAACTCATCACTATCTATGATTTGGTCGACAAGTTTTTCGACCCGAATAGCGTGAAAGCTGTGCAAGAAGCAGAAAAATCATAA
- a CDS encoding ABC transporter ATP-binding protein, which translates to MIRENDKVLSIQNLTMTYGGKKVLNGINLEVARGEIIGYIGPNGAGKSTTVKIMLGLIDDYQGQVVIFGQDIASGDPSYKKKIGYVPENAEAYDNLTAMEYLVFTGELYGMDRDAAQSKAERLLRQFELQDVGHSRLSSFSKGMKQKVLIIASLLHDPDLLFWDEPLSGLDANSMMVIQEILAQLAAQGKTIFYSSHIMDLVEKISNRIVLLVKGEVVADATFEELKEMSEEGSLSGIFNQLTGFTEHRSKAKDFVSIVQGDEEYA; encoded by the coding sequence ATGATAAGAGAAAATGATAAGGTACTGTCGATTCAAAATTTGACGATGACTTATGGTGGCAAAAAAGTATTGAATGGAATCAATCTTGAAGTGGCGAGAGGCGAAATCATCGGTTACATCGGGCCAAACGGTGCGGGCAAAAGCACGACGGTGAAAATCATGCTCGGGCTGATCGATGATTACCAGGGACAAGTGGTGATTTTCGGGCAGGATATTGCATCGGGGGATCCATCTTATAAAAAGAAAATCGGCTATGTGCCTGAAAATGCGGAAGCCTATGACAATTTGACGGCGATGGAGTATTTGGTCTTTACCGGAGAGCTGTACGGGATGGACCGGGACGCGGCGCAGTCGAAAGCGGAGCGGCTATTAAGGCAGTTTGAGTTGCAGGATGTCGGCCATTCCCGGTTGTCTTCTTTTTCAAAAGGCATGAAGCAAAAAGTGCTGATCATCGCGAGCCTGCTTCACGACCCGGATCTATTGTTTTGGGACGAGCCGCTCAGTGGGCTTGACGCCAATAGTATGATGGTCATCCAGGAGATCTTGGCGCAGTTGGCGGCGCAAGGAAAAACGATTTTTTATTCGTCACATATCATGGATCTCGTGGAGAAAATCAGCAACCGCATCGTGCTGTTGGTAAAAGGGGAAGTGGTGGCGGATGCGACGTTTGAAGAACTGAAGGAGATGAGCGAGGAAGGGTCGCTTTCCGGCATTTTCAATCAATTGACCGGCTTCACGGAGCATCGCAGCAAGGCCAAGGACTTCGTGTCGATCGTTCAGGGAGACGAGGAGTATGCGTGA